The Psychrilyobacter atlanticus DSM 19335 genome contains a region encoding:
- a CDS encoding electron transfer flavoprotein subunit alpha/FixB family protein: MNLNEYKGVYVFIEQKSREIQNVSLELLGRGRGLADTLEEELVAVFLGNEIKDQCQDLISHGADRVIYVDHPQLDRYLTEPYAQALDAISKFEKPNIILIGATSTGRDLAPRVSARLSTGLTADCTSLEISEERELLMTRPAFGGNLMATIVCPDHRPQMSSVRPGVMQKLAVDNTRTGEIIEFGVNFDESKFKVRLIEEVKEAKELVKIEDAHVLVSGGRGVGTAENFKNLEKLADNIGATVSSSRAMVDLGVMGHDRQVGQTGKTVRPDIYFALGISGAIQHIAGMEESEYIIAINKDKGAPIFNNADLGIVGDVNKILPLLNNEISKLAEKKA; encoded by the coding sequence ATGAATTTAAACGAATATAAAGGCGTATATGTATTTATAGAACAAAAATCTAGGGAGATTCAAAACGTTTCCCTCGAACTATTAGGTAGAGGTAGAGGGCTTGCCGATACATTAGAAGAGGAATTAGTAGCAGTATTTTTAGGAAATGAGATTAAAGATCAGTGTCAGGATCTTATTTCTCATGGAGCAGATAGGGTAATCTATGTAGATCATCCTCAATTAGATAGATATTTAACTGAACCATATGCCCAGGCACTTGATGCTATCTCAAAATTTGAAAAGCCAAACATAATTTTAATCGGTGCTACTTCTACAGGAAGAGACCTGGCTCCTAGAGTATCTGCTAGATTATCTACAGGACTTACAGCAGACTGTACATCTCTTGAGATCTCAGAAGAAAGAGAATTACTTATGACACGTCCTGCTTTCGGTGGAAACTTAATGGCAACTATTGTCTGCCCAGATCATAGACCACAGATGTCTAGTGTTAGACCTGGAGTAATGCAGAAATTAGCTGTAGACAACACTAGAACTGGAGAAATCATAGAATTTGGTGTAAACTTTGATGAAAGTAAGTTCAAAGTAAGACTTATTGAAGAGGTAAAGGAAGCTAAAGAATTAGTAAAAATTGAAGATGCACATGTCTTAGTTTCAGGTGGTCGTGGTGTTGGAACAGCTGAAAACTTTAAGAACTTAGAGAAATTAGCTGACAATATCGGTGCTACAGTTTCTAGTTCTCGTGCCATGGTAGACTTAGGAGTTATGGGTCACGATAGACAAGTAGGACAGACTGGAAAAACAGTTAGACCGGATATCTACTTTGCATTGGGAATTTCTGGAGCTATCCAGCATATTGCCGGGATGGAAGAATCTGAATATATTATAGCTATAAACAAAGACAAGGGAGCTCCTATATTCAATAATGCAGACCTTGGTATTGTGGGAGACGTTAATAAAATCTTACCACTTTTAAACAATGAAATCAGTAAATTAGCTGAAAAAAAAGCATAA
- a CDS encoding electron transfer flavoprotein subunit beta/FixA family protein: MNIVVCIKQVPDTTEIRLDPIKGTLIRDGVPSIINPDDKAGLEEALKLKDLHGAHITAITMGPPQAEQVLKEAFSMGVDKGILLTDRKFAGADSLATSNALAGALKKLDFDVVITGRQAIDGDTAQVGPQLAEHLGLPQMSYVKEMDIVGENLVRVKRGVEDGYQLLEAETPCVLTILSEANNPRYMSVSKIIEAVREKKIEVWDTSMIDIDLEVLGLAGSPTKVKKSFTKGAKTAGKIHEVTPQEAVTIIVDKLKENFII; this comes from the coding sequence ATGAATATAGTAGTTTGTATAAAACAGGTACCAGATACCACAGAAATCAGATTAGATCCAATCAAGGGAACATTGATTAGAGATGGCGTTCCTAGTATTATAAATCCAGATGATAAAGCAGGTTTAGAGGAAGCTCTAAAACTAAAAGATCTTCATGGAGCACATATCACAGCAATCACAATGGGACCTCCCCAAGCAGAACAAGTTCTTAAAGAAGCTTTTTCAATGGGTGTAGATAAAGGAATATTATTAACAGATAGAAAATTTGCAGGAGCAGATTCATTAGCAACTTCAAATGCTTTAGCTGGTGCACTAAAAAAATTAGATTTTGATGTAGTAATCACAGGAAGACAGGCTATTGATGGAGACACAGCACAGGTTGGTCCGCAATTAGCAGAACATTTAGGATTACCTCAAATGTCATATGTAAAAGAGATGGATATCGTAGGTGAAAATTTAGTTAGAGTTAAAAGGGGAGTAGAAGATGGTTACCAACTATTAGAAGCAGAAACTCCTTGTGTTCTTACTATATTATCTGAAGCTAACAACCCAAGATATATGTCTGTGTCTAAAATAATAGAGGCAGTTAGAGAGAAAAAAATAGAGGTTTGGGATACTAGTATGATCGATATCGACTTAGAAGTTCTTGGACTTGCTGGTTCTCCTACAAAGGTAAAAAAATCATTTACTAAGGGAGCAAAAACAGCTGGTAAAATTCATGAAGTTACACCACAAGAAGCTGTTACAATTATTGTAGACAAATTAAAAGAAAATTTCATTATATAG